CGGCGAAGTGTCGGTTAATGGTTTTGACGTTCATAACCCCAAAACTAATTTAAATAAAATGCGCGAAAGCGTTGGCATGGTGTTTCAGCGTTTTAATCTGTTCCCGCATATGAGGGTGTTAGACAATCTGATTATGGCGCCGATGTCGGTGAAAGGGATGTCGCGTGCCGATGCGCTCAAGCGCGCTGAGCTTTTGCTGGATAAGGTCGGCCTACTCGACAAAATCGATGCATGGCCTGCTAGCTTGTCTGGTGGGCAGCAACAGCGAGTGGCAATTGCACGTTCTATGGCGATGGAACCCTCGATTATTCTGTTTGATGAGCCTACCTCTGCGCTTGATCCTGAGTTAGTTGGCGAAGTGCTGGAAGTGATGAAGAAGCTGGCTCTAGAAGGAATGACGATGGTGATCGTTACTCACGAAATGGGCTTTGCCCGTGAAGTCGCCGACCGCGTGGTGTTTATCGACCAAGGCATCATTCAGGAAGAGGGCACGCCGGAGCAGATTTTCACCGCGCCACAGAATCCACGTACGGCAGCGTTTTTGAGTAAGGTTCTCTAGACAGACCCCACCCTAACCCTCCCCCTGGCAGGGGAGGGAACCGTTCGGCGTAGATTGTGAGAATTCTCGATCAACTCCCCCCTGTCAAGGGGGGGGGCTGGGAGGGGGTATTCGCTGAGCTACACATCCGCCTCAGTTTCTGCATTAAAATCATTCACAGATTGGCCTTTCGGTTTTCTCACCCAAATCCACCATGCCAAAGTCAGTAGCGCCATCCACACCACACCCACGGCGAGAGCGACTCGGCTGTCTTCAAAATAACCCAGCAGGGCAATAACGAAGGCCATGAAGAT
This is a stretch of genomic DNA from Hafnia alvei. It encodes these proteins:
- a CDS encoding amino acid ABC transporter ATP-binding protein, with the translated sequence MIHVDNLQKQFGETHVLRGISCDIKPQEVVCIIGPSGSGKSTFLRCLNALEKPDGGEVSVNGFDVHNPKTNLNKMRESVGMVFQRFNLFPHMRVLDNLIMAPMSVKGMSRADALKRAELLLDKVGLLDKIDAWPASLSGGQQQRVAIARSMAMEPSIILFDEPTSALDPELVGEVLEVMKKLALEGMTMVIVTHEMGFAREVADRVVFIDQGIIQEEGTPEQIFTAPQNPRTAAFLSKVL